The DNA segment TTTGTGGAAACCCAAGTTGAAGTTGCAAATGGTAAGGATAACGTCGAGAGCAACTGGCTTGACAACTGGGTGTTGCATAGATTGGCGAGAAGTTTCTAGCCTCGACAAAAGCTCAGCTGTACCCCAGTTTAATTGGCGATAAGATGACTGGTAGAATACCACTGTTCATCTCTTTGCAGAAACCGACTGCTGATTACATGTTGACAGAAAGCCTTTGGGCATGTTCGAAAGGCATTTTCTGCTCTCAAAACACTGGATATCAATATAAAAAGACCGAAGCCAGATGAAACACGAACCTTGTTCCTTGAAGTTGTAGTCACAGGACATTTTTAGTCCTAATCACATAAGATGGAAGTCATCAAGAAAAGATGCTTCCTCTTGATGACCCTGGCCAACTACGTATTCAGCCCTACTTGTACCAAGGAATAGAAATAGCAGAAAGGGGTTCTTGAGAAGGACGTTACAGACCCGTGGTTTTTAACTCCTCATTTTTGACCTGATTTTGACTCAAGGCTGGAAGAATCTCAAAGCACAGCCGTGATAGAAAGTGCCCCTACAGTGAGCTGAGGCTGTTAAACAGATCAAACGATAGGTGAATGGGCTAGTTACACCAACAGATTGTGCCTAGAGTTTTATCAGCGACCAGTTGAACAATCACAAGAGCTCTTATTATGATACCAGATAAGGTATCTGATGTTAAAGGGTGCCTTGTAAGTTTAAGTCTTTCCTTATCTTCACGAAGTATTGTGAGGTAGTAGTGGCCTTGGATCTTCAGAAATATCACCACATTTTCGCTCACGGTTCGATGACTCGATTCTTTACAAATACCAAGTCTCTCATTTGGTGGGTAGGTAACTCGAAGGATATTCCCTAAATCAGCTGAGACAAATAGTGTTGAAATTCAAAGTGATCCCAGCGAATCACGCCGTCCCACTTATTCAGCCCCCTGTCTGCTTCGCCAGTCATCACCTCGACGGCCAGTGATGGTGGGCTTTCCGCCAATGCACTGCAACGCTAGACGTGCTGACATGCATAGTCTTCGGTTGTTGGTTTGTGATTGTCGTTCGTTTCGCTTGTTTGGGTCAAGTCATTGTGGTGTTATGGCCGAGAAAGAGAACCACCTCAGCTGCGGGGTTCAAAAGGGTCTTGATGCCCAAGTTTACTTTCCCTGTCAGTTATCTTTCATGAATttctttcatcatcttttATCTCTTGTGTAACCCAAAGAGCATCCCTCTTTGTCGTTGTGAGCAACATTCGCCCAAAATGCCCATTGACTTCCATCTGTCCGCTTCCCAGGAGGGAACTTATCAAGCTGCCCGGTCTTTGGCCCGCAATTTGCTGATGCCAGCCCGGCAAACCTatcttcaacacccacccaacTCCCCTCTACGCTTTCAATCAACACAACCCACTTATGCCGCCGCGGTTTCTGCGGGGATTCTCAAGGGCCAAATCTCCCCTGCTCATGGAGGCACTGGCGGCACCCTCATTGAATCCGCCATCCTAGTAGAAGAATGCTACTCCGTCGAACCCTCCGCCGCTCTCACCATCTTCGCCACTGGTCTCGGCCTCacacccatcaacctcgcTGCTGGACCTCAGCACGCAGAATTCCTTGTCCCTTTCCTCAGTGGTGAAGGTAGCCCCCTTGCGTCTCTGGTCTTTTCCGAACCAGGTGGCGTAGCCAATGCCCTTGAAAAGGGCGCGCCAGGGTTCCAAACAACCGCCCGACTGGAAGGAGATGAGTGGGTCATCAACGGAGAAAAGATGTGGGCTACTAACTGCGCAGGCTGGGATTTCAAGGGGTGTGATCTTGCTTGTGTCGTTTGCAGAGATGCTACTACTCCGTtggaagaaggacaagatcCAGAAAACAAGGTGATGATTATTTTGGTTACGAGGGCTGATTTGGATAGGAATGGAGAGGGAAGCTTTGAAGTGTTGAGACATGTGGCTACACCGGGACATACGAGTGTATCGGGACCTCACGTAAGGTATACTAATGTCA comes from the Podospora pseudocomata strain CBS 415.72m chromosome 5, whole genome shotgun sequence genome and includes:
- a CDS encoding hypothetical protein (EggNog:ENOG503NVT1; COG:I) gives rise to the protein MPIDFHLSASQEGTYQAARSLARNLLMPARQTYLQHPPNSPLRFQSTQPTYAAAVSAGILKGQISPAHGGTGGTLIESAILVEECYSVEPSAALTIFATGLGLTPINLAAGPQHAEFLVPFLSGEGSPLASLVFSEPGGVANALEKGAPGFQTTARLEGDEWVINGEKMWATNCAGWDFKGCDLACVVCRDATTPLEEGQDPENKVMIILVTRADLDRNGEGSFEVLRHVATPGHTSVSGPHVRYTNVRVPTKNVLCPAGQGATVAFGAFDGSAVLVGAMGVGLMRAAFDAALKFAKEDKRGGAVPLLERQAFADLLSGVKIQTEAARALTWKAAHAMENGPGDYDARRELALAAKVFCSEAAVKACTDVMNAVGISAYDLQRPFSDLLNTAVVLPIFDGGNVGIRRRHLQQLMLKPTYDAWSSTYSSLP